CACGATCTCAGCATCCTCTAGATGCTGAATGCGAATTCCCATCACAAACTCACGTTCATCAAAATGAGCGATCAAATCATTATCGCGCATTATCTCGCGTATCGCCTCAGCCAGCGCCTTAAGCTCTGTTTCTTTTAACGTTGCAGAAGATAAAATATTAAGCGACAACAAGGCCGCGCGTAAGAAGTTACGACGAGAATCCTTTAAAACAATACCAAAGCTGCTTTCGAAACTTTTGCGGCGCAATAACCCCGTTAAAGGGTCTCGATGACTGTCTTCTAATAGAATCTGGTCCGCTTTTTCACGTTTAAATACCGCACTCAACCAAGAAATATAACTGTCCAGTGCCAGCGACATTAAGTTATTTTCTAATTGCTTTTCTTCTCGCTGAAACACCAACAAAAGATAAATGGAACCCTGATCGTCCGATATGCTCGCCATCGATACGGCACTGAACGCGTTTTTTTGAAAGAACGCCCCCCAATGCTGCCAATCTGGTGCATTTTGAATGTCAATATCATGGCGTTTAGGGCTCGATGGGGCCGCAGCAAAGGCAATCAACGCTTGAGGCACCGTGCTTAATTGACCCTGACTGTTTAAAAGTTCGTCATTTTTGAGGTCTGTGTATTGCAAACGCCACTGAAGGCACGCCTTATCACATACAATAAACACACAGTACGCATCAGACAATTGAATCTGAAATTTACGCTTAAAGCGACTGAGCGAGGTGCTTAACAAGGCCCCCTTTGAGATCACTTGAAGCATTTTAGGCATATCACCATAAAGGGTCTTCATGAAGTCTCGTTCTTTTTCAAGAGCGGCAATACGAGACAACAGCGCCTGCTGCTTAATAGGTAAAGTATCTGAAGAGTCATTTGCTGTCATAAAGGATAGAAACCATAATAATCCGTAATGAAGACAAGATTAACGGGCTCATAACAAAAGTAAAGCAATAAAGACCAAACGGTCAAAAATCCGTTCGGCCTCTATAACACTGTCAAACCGATACTCTTACACGGCTTGATACACTCTTTGTCCCGAGATAAAGGTTTGCATCACACGGCCAACGAGCTCATCACCAAAATACGGTGAATTATGGCCCTTTGTCTTACGCCCTTCGTACGTCCATACCCAACGTGCGGTACTATCAAATACAATAAAGTCCGCAAAACTGCCTACCGATAATGACCCCGCTTCAAGACCAAAGCATGCCGCGGGGCCAGACGTTAGGCACGTCAGTAATGTAGTAAGGTCAACGTCGCCTTCATCCATCAGCTGCATTGCCAAAGGCAGGAGTATTTCCACGTTTGCCATGCCGGGTTCCGTCGCCGCGAATGGCGCAATCTTCGCCATTTTTTCATGAGGCTGATGATCGGAACAAATGGCCGTAATCACCCCGCTCTTAATTCCTTCGATCAGCGTCAGACGGTCTTCTTCGCTGCGCAATGGCGGCAACACATGATAATGACCGTCGAAGCGGTTCAAGATTTGATCATTTAAAAGCAAATTATGCAGCGCTACATCGGCGGTTACGTTCAACCCAGACGCTTTGGCGTCGGCCATCATTTCCACCGATTTGGCACAAGATAAACGCGCAAAGTGCGCACGCACGCCCGTTTTTTCCACTAACAACAAATCGCGCATCAAAGCGATGGTTTCGGCTTCTTCTGGAATACCGGCCAAACCGTGTATCGTCGACATCAGGCCTTCGTGGGCACACCCACCCTCTGACAAGCTGGGTTCATCTGGGTGAAACACCACCAGCAAATCATGCGTGGCCGCGTATTCCAAAGCACGCGCCAACACCTTAGTGCTCACCATTGGGTGGCGATGGTTCGACAAGGCAATACAGCCCGCCTCAGTCAGCGCGACCATATTACTTAGCTGCGCACCTTCTAAACCCTGCGTCAACGCCCCTAGTGGAAACACATTCGCCATACCTGCGTCGTCAGCTTTATCTTGGATCAGCGCGGCCACCGCGGGGGTGTCGACGATAGGGCGCGTATTCGGCGGGCACACCAAGGTGGTGACGCCGCCGGAGACCGCCGCGCGGCCCTCAGTAGCAATGCTGCCTTTTTGCGTCAAACCGGGCTCACGAAGTGACACCGCCAAATCCACCAGACCGGGCAAAATCCACTGGCCCGCCGCATCCATCACGTCAGCCTCTTCAAAGCCTTCTGGAGCGTCTCCAAGCGCGACAATCTTTTGGTTATCAATGAACAAGTCGATGACCGCATCGATGTCTTGGCTCGGGTCGATCAAGCGGCCATTTTGAATACGTAATTTCATCTTATTTTCCCTCCCTCGCCACTGACTCATCGTCATTTTGACTCTGAACCTGTCCACTCATTGCCATCGACATCACGGCCATACGTACTGCGATGCCGTTGGTCACCTGATTTAAAATCACTGAATGTGTGCCGTCGGCCACTTCAGAGGAAATTTCCACACCGCGGTTAATCGGCCCCGGGTGCATCACAATCGCGTCCGATTTTGCCCACGCTAACGTTTCTTCGGTCAAGCCATACAAACGGTAAAACTCACTTTCACTGGGCAGTAAAGCGCCCTTCATGCGCTCTTTTTGCAATCGCAACATCACAATCACATCGACCTCTTTTAAACCGACTTCCAAATCATGGCAAATGGTCGCGCCCATATCGGCAAAGAAACTCGGCACCAAGGTCTTAGGGCCAACTAAACGCACCTCACTCACACCAAGCGTAGTCAAGGCTTGCAACTGAGAGCGTGCCACACGGGAATGCAAAATATCACCAACGATGGCCACCTTTAAGCCGTCAAAACCGCCTTTGTGGCGACGAATCGTCAGCATGTCTAACATAGCTTGGGTAGGATGTGCATGGCGGCCATCACCCGCGTTGATAATGGCGACATTAGGCGTACAGTGTTCAGCAATAAAATGCGCCGCGCCACTGTCGGAATGGCGCACAATAAACATGTCGCTTTGCATGGCTTCAAGATTTTTCAGCGTATCCAGCAAGGACTCGCCTTTTGACGTCGCAGAGGTTTCGATGTTTAGATTGATCACGTCCGCCGAAAGACGTTTGGCCGCCAATTCAAAGGTGGTGCGCGTTCGAGTGGAGTTTTCGAAGAATAAATTCACCACGGTCTTGCCGCGCAGTAAAGGTACTTTTTTGACCGATTGCTCCCCCATCGACAAGAAGGAATCAGCCCGGTCTAAGATTTCAGTCAGGATGGTTTTGTCTAACCCATCCAGTGTTAAAAAATGCTTAAGCTGCCCGTGTTCATTTAACTGTAATGCCCGAGGCTCGGATCGCATCATGGTTGGCTTTCCTCAAACTGCGAAGACGTTTTCGTCTTTCTCTCTACTTAAAATTTAATGGGTCACAACCACAGAAACGCTCAATGGCGTTGGTCCTGTCAGCTTCACCCTTTGGTCTGCACTCAACGTCAGATGTTCGCCCACTATATCGGCGGCAATAGGCAACTCTCGCTGACCCAGATCGTACAAAATCGCCAAGGTAATACTGGCAGGTCGGCCAAAATCAAAAATCTCGTTCATCGCAGCGCGAATGGTTCTCCCTGACATCAACACATCGTCGACCAAGATAACATGGCGGCCTTCAATCGCAGGCAATAGCGTTTGATTTACTTTTGGATTTAAACCCACTTTGGTGAAATCATCGCGGTAAAAGGTAATGTCTAAGGTGGCCAACGGCTCTGTCGTCGGAACTACCGTCATCAGTTGCTCTGCTACCCAGACGCCCCCACTATGAATGCCCACCACAATAGCGTCTTCAATGTTTTTTTCTTTACAATAATCAGCCAACTGAGCCTTCATAGACATCAGAGCCTTGTCTAAATGTAACGTCATTTTTCTTTCACGCCTCGCGTTTCAATTAATACCAAACACCGTTCATCCTATGGCAGATCAAGCCATGACGTAAAAATGGCCTAAAAATACCCTAGTGTGATTCTGCGAACCAGGTTTCGACAATCATTTGGGCAGCCAAGCCATCGACTGAATTTTCTTTAAAATTGCGATTGCCGCCGCGAGCCAACACCTGACCTTTGGCCTCATAAGACGACAACCTTTCGTCCATCATATGATAAGGGCGATTAAAACGCCCATGCAATCGCTTGGCGAACTTTCGCGCTCGTTGACACATGTCATTTTCGCCACCATCCATGTCCAGAGGCAAACCAACCACAAACGCATCGGGCTGCCATTCGGCGACAATTTTAGCAATCTCATCCCAGTTGGGAATGCCTTCTTTGGCCTTTAAAGGATCCAACGGCTGAGCCGTCCCTGTAACGCTTTGCCCCGTGGCAACGCCGATGCGTGTCGTACCAAAATCAAAACCCAATACGGAACGAACAGTATTGGGTTTCTGATGATCGCCTAAAGGCATGCCTGTAGAGATTAACGCGGTCATTAACCATGTCCTATGTCGGGTGAAAGTCTTGCCATATCAATACCCAATACCCGCGCAGCGGCGGTAAATTGCATATCACTTGGGGTGTGGAATAATACGTCTAAATCCGCCTCACATACCAGCCAATCGTTGTTGGCAATTTCAGCGTCAAGCTGACCCGCATCCCAACCGGCGCACCCCAAAGTGATACGAAACGCGTCTGGACCCCGGCCTTTTGCAATGTCTTCAAGCGCTTCGAGTGAGGCCGATAATGACACCTCATCGGTGACGCGTAACGTATTGTCCCAGACTTTATCGGACGTATGCAAAATGAAGCCGCGCTCTGCTTCCACTGGGCCACCATTGTAAATCGGCTCTGAACGCAGAGGCACATTGTCAATCGGCATATTAAGATGGTTGGCCAATTCAATAAAATCCACATTAGCAGGACGATTTATAATGATTCCCATGGCGCCTTCTTTGGAATGTTCACAAAGATAGATCACCGTATGTTCAAAATGTGGATCGTTTAGGTGTGGCATAGAAATTAAGAAGTGGTCTTTAAACGAATCGAAAAATGTATTCATAGTCATGAGCCCTCTTTAATTGGTATAAGCGCTTAGATGTATCGCGCCAATGTTAAGATAGAAAAAGCACTTGAACTTGAGAAATAACTCGCCAACGCTGGCGATAGAGACACACTGAAAAGAGCGTAAAGAAGACGATCAATAAAACGACCGACGTTTTTAGTATAAGGGAAAATAGAAAATTACCTACCCCCTTATGTAAATTTTCTTATCGGGTCCCTTCAAAACGGACAATTCAACCAGTAAACTAATGGCCTTCGCTCCTGAGACGCCACGTTAATCATGCCCAATAGCCTTTTGCTTCACACTACGGTATTCACGCCATCGATTCAGATCGAGGTGTTAAATGGCGTGCACCTTGCGGATTTGGCTCAATGGCAAGCGAACTATCAATCTGAAACGGTGGATTTGCGTTACTTTTTTCACAGCGGTTGGTCGTCTTAACGTCTCTGATGCTTTCCACATTGTTCTCTCTCTATGAAAAAACAAAAGACAATGTCGCCTTTTTGAGCGACCTAGGACATCAAGATGATATTACAAGCAATCGACTACACCAGCCCCACGGCCCAAAAAGACTTCGTTCAATCATTGCGTGACACCGGCTTTGGGGTATTAAAAAACCACCCCATTCAGAAACACTTGGTCTCAGCGATTTATCAAGAGTGGCAGGCCTTTTTTGATGGCGAAACAAAAAACGACTACCGCTACAACGTCGGTACACAAGACGGTTTTTTCCCATCTGACGTGTCTGAAACAGCAAAAGGCCACACACAAAAAGACATCAAAGAATATTTCCATTATTACCCGTGGGGACAATGTCCTGCCGACAAAAAAGCCTTGTTGGCGCAGTACTACGCCGAAGCCAATACCTTGGCGTTGGAGCTGTTGACGTGGGTAGAAAAGCATTCGCCTGTCGAGGTGGCGCAACAGTACTCTCAGCCGTTGTCTAGCATGGTAGAAGGCAGCGACCAGACCTTGTTGCGCGTGTTGCATTATCCGCCCTTAAAAGGCGACGAAACACTGGGTGCGATCCGTGCAGGCGCTCACGAAGACATCAATTTATTGACCATTTTACCCTCCGCCAACGAGCCAGGTTTGCAAGTGAAAGCCAAAGACGGCTCGTGGGTGGGCGTGCCTTGTGATTTTGGTACCTTGGTGGTGAACATCGGCGACATGTTGCAAGAAGCCTCGGGGGGCTACTTTCCATCGACCTCCCATCGGGTGATCAACCCAGAAGGCGCCGACAAAACCAAATCGCGCATTTCCTTGCCGTTATTCTTGCACCCAAAACCGGACGTTGTGTTATCAAAGCGTCACACCGCAGGCAGCTACCTGCATGAACGTTTGGTGGAATTGGGGGTAATTTAACTTTCTCCAAACGCACACTCACACCGAAAAAAAGTGTTAGTACACTTTGGTTAACAAGGCTTGGCCCGCAAAATGCGCGGCTAAATTGTCCACCACTAATTGAGACATGGCACCGCGTGTTTCTTCTGTCGCACTGGCACAATGAGGCTGAAGAACCACGTTATCAAGAGCTAATAATCGCGCAGGAACATAAGGTTCATTGGCAAACACATCCAGCCCTGCGCCTTTTATGTCGCCCGATTCCAACGCCTCGATCAAGGCGTCCTCGTCAACGACGGAGCCACGAGACACATTAATAAAGTAGCCGTCTTTACCTAACGCCTTTAGAACTTTTTTACTGATCAACCCTTGAGTTTGTATCCCTCCAGGCACGACGACCATCATCACATCGACGTTTTCGGCCATCTCAGTTAGGTCAGAATACCAAGCATAAGTAACGGCTTCTTGCTCACGTCGTCCGTAGTAACAGACCAACAAACCAAAGGCTTCACAGCGGTGTGCTATGGCTTTACCGATGCGCCCCAAACCAACAATGCCCACTCGCTTTCCTGTCAAGCTCGTATTGAGTGGCATAACTTCTTGACGTTGCCATCGCCCACTTCGAATCCAATCCACCCCATTTAAAAGGCGTCGAACGGTGTTTAATAGCAGCATCAATGCCATGTCCGCCACATCGTCCGTCAATACATCCGGCGTGTTTGTAACCGCAACAGAACGTTTTTCGCAAGCGTCAATGCACACCGTATCAAAACCGACACTGGCCACCGCCACAATTTCCACATTCGGTAAGCGGTCCAACAATGCTTCAGGAAAGCCACCTGTGTGAGTCGTTATAACAGCACGAATCGACGACGCAAACTGCTCTAAAATGTGCGTTTTTCCAGCGCTATCCGCCAGATCATAACGATGTAAACGATAGCGTTGCTCCAACAAAGCAAACTGCTCCGGACGACAAGGAACCATCACAAGCACGTCTATTACTGACATATTACTCCCCTATAAGCACCCTAATAATAGGCACAAATAACACAATGACCACAGAAGAAATAAGGGTAGAACACGCAATCGCATTTGCCGTTGATTTACCATCATCTCCTTTCGCTACCGCCGTAACATAAGCCGATGCCGCGGTGGGTGCCGCCAAAAACACAAACAAAAACAACAATTCTTTTTGACCAAACCCCAAATAATAACCCAACATCGTAAAAAAAATAGGGCTCAAGGCCACCTTGCATAACACAGCTATGGAAACGTGCTTATGCAAAGAAAAGCCACTGGTTGCTAACGAACCACCAATGCATATCAGGGCCAGTGGTAAAGACAATCCTCCGACAAGAGAGCCTGTTTTGACCATAAAGGTAGGCAATGTTACTGCGGCTAAATTAGCCACAACGCCTAAAACGATACTCATAATGAGCGCGTTCTTCAAAAGGCTTTTTAGAACGGGGACGAGTCGTAACGATCCCTTGCTGTAACGCGTAAGAATAATTTCAGCCAATACATTAAACAGCAGTACGCTCAAACCAGACATCACACCGCCAAGCGCCACGCCTTCTGGCCCAAACATGTTCACCACTAAAGCAACACTAAAAATGCCACAATTTCCTCGAAAAGCGATCTGAACAAAGATCCCCCGTTGCCGCTCAGCCACACCAAGCTTTACCGCCAACAACCAAGAAAAAAGAAAGGTAAGAAGAATCGATGCAATAAAATAAACAGCCAAGTTTACGCTGATAAGCCCGCTTAGATTGCTTCCTAACATGCCAAAAAAGAACAGGGCAGGCATAGAGACCTGAAAGACAAATCGCGAACTAATCAGAATAAAGCCATCATTTATAAGCTGGATCCGACGTAAAAATGCCCCTATTGCAATCATCAGTAACACGGGTGCAGCGACATCCAAAATAACGCTTTGCGTCTCTAGCAGCATAGAATCCCTCAAAAAACGCCCTATAAACCAATACGGTAAATAGGGTATTCATGCAAAATAGGACAAACGTAAACTACTTGAATTGGCCATCCACCAATTGCGGCACATTCAAAGGATTGTTGTCTTGAATGGCTTCAGGGATCAATGAACTTGGGAAATCTTGGTAACAGACAGGACGCAAGAATCGATCAATCGCGGCGCTGCCAACAGACGTAGAACGACTGTCCGACGTCGCAGGGAAAGGCCCGCCATGCACCATGGAATGACACACTTCCACTCCAGTTGGGTAGCCATTACAAAGAATACGACCGACTTTTCGCTCAAGTGTTGGCAACAAAGCTCGAACCGCATCAACATCCGCATCGGACATTTGAATGGTCGCGGTCAATTGACCTTCTAAGTGCTCAGCCACCACCTTGTATTCATCCAAGGTATCGCATTCGATGATCAAAGACGTTGAACCAAATACTTCATCTTCCATTGACGCATCCGCCAAGAACGCTTGCGCGCTGGTCGCAAACACATGTGGGCAGCACTGGTTTGGCTGATCGCTGTCATTGCCTTTGGCGAGTAAACTCACTGCCGTATTATTATTAAGCTGAGCCACACCCTCGCAATACGCTTGGTAAATACCCGGTGTTAGCATGGTTTGTGTGCCTAATGCTTGCACTTCGCTGGCCACCGTCGCCTTGAACGTCTCGGCCGCCGCGCCTTTCAATAAAATCACCATACCGGGGTTGGTACAGAATTGACCTGCGCCCATAGCAAGTGAGCCGACAAAACCTTTCGCCACACTTTGCGCTTCAGCAGACAATTTTTCTGGCATCACAAAAACCGGGTTGATGCTGCTCATTTCCGCGTAAACCGGAATGGGCTCAGGGCGATTTGCAGCAATATTCATTAGCGCAACGCCGCCACGACGAGAACCAGTAAACCCCACCGCCTTAATCGCTGGGTGCGCAACAAGTGCCCCGCCGATGTCGCTACCGGAGCCATAAAGAAGAGAAAAGACACCCGCAGGAAGCCCACATTTTTTTACCGCCGCCGTGATAGCGCGGCCAACCAATTCAGACGTACCAGGGTGCGCCGAATGCGCCTTAACAATCACAGGACAACCTGCCGCCAAGGCCGACGCCGTGTCACCACCGGCAACCGAAAATGCCAATGGGAAGTTACTTGCACCAAACACGGCGACAGGGCCAAGGGCAATTTTTTGGAAACGCAAATCAGAGCGAGGCAAGGGCGCGCGGTTCGGCATTGCAGGATCAATGCGAGCATCCGTCGCCTTGCCCAAACGTACCACGCCAGCGAACAAGCGCAATTGCCCCATCGTACGACCGCGCTCGCCTTCAATACGCATCTTGGGCAAACCGGATTCCGCCATCGCACGTTCAACCAACGCATCGCCTAACGCTAGAATTTCATCGGCAATGCACTCAAGAAAAGTGGCACGTTTTTCCATGCTAACAGCACGATACTCGTCAAACGCTTGCCAAGCCAACTCAGCCGCTTGATTAACATGTGTTTGATCACCGCCTAAATACGAAGGTTCAAGCGTCTCGTTTGTCGCTGGATTGATTGCTTGAATGGCTTTTTTGGTGCCCGTAATTTCATTGCCGGCTATTAATGAAGTGCCGGTAAGAAGTGCTTTAGTGTCCATGATTTCCCCTGATTTTAGTTCTAAAAAGTGAACGGTAAAAACAGAAATAAGCGGAGCTTATTCCAAGCAAGTTACTCTAAATCAAACTTATTATTACTCTGGTATTGCTCATACAAGTGATAGGCACGATATAAATGATCGTGCATGGCGTTTTTTGCACCTTCTGCATCTTGACTCTTAATACAGTTCAGTATGGCGAGATGTTCCGAGCGAACACGATACAAATACTCATCGGTTGCCACTTGCTTTAAGTTTGAATTAACCAATTTTGCTCTGGGGATAACGTTCTTATTAAACTGCTCATAGAACTGTTTAAGGAAAGGGTTATGAGTTGCGGTGCAAATAGCCAAATGAAAAGCGTAATCTTCTTTTCTAGCCAATTCGCCTCGACTTAAAGCCTCATCAAATTCGTTGAAATATTTTTCAAGCATAGCCACATCTTCCTCTGAGCGACGCACAGCTGCCAGCTCACAAGCCGTTGTTTCCACACTCAAGCGCATTTCTAAAATATGTAGAATATCGGTGATAGCCGTTGGGTCAATCTGGTATGCAAACAAGGTTTCACTGGTTTTAGCACGAATGACGCTGGTACCAACCCCGCGCTTTGTTTCGACCAAACCAAGCGATTTAAGCTGAGTGATAGCCTCTCGGATAACGGTACGACTCACGCCAAATAGATCGCATAAGGCATTTTCTGTTGGCAGTTTATCACCAACAGAAATATGGCCAGCCGAAATTTGCTTTTCAAGCTGTTTTGCCACATTGCTTGCCAAGCTATCGCCTTTACCAACTCGCTCTATTTGTAGTGATTTCGCCACCGTTTTAACCCCTTTCATATAAATACGCCGTATATTCTAAAGCCCAGAACATTACCCCAGTGCCCTCTATCTCACAAGCGCTGGTTTCTTCGGATCAAACGTCCAACCTGGGATAAGAAACTGCATGGCCAAGCTATCATCACGTTGACCAAGGGTTAACGTTTTATAGAGTGCATGCGCTTCCATTAACTTTTCGCGATCCAACTCGATCCCTAAGCCTGGCTTTGTCGGAACGGCAATCTTACCGTTACGGATTGTTAATGGCTCTTTGGTTACGCGCTGCCCATCTTGCCAAATCCAGTGCGTATCAATGGCGGTGACTTCGCCTGGGCAAGCGGCCGCAACGTGTGTCATCATCGCCAAGGAAATATCAAAGTGGTTATTACTGTGAGATCCCCACGTCATGCCCCATTCATTACAAAGCTCACCTACGGATACGGCACCTTGCATGGTCCAGAAATGACAATCAGCTAATGGAATATCGACAGAGTCCATACGAACCGCGTTTTTCAGTTGTTTCCAGTCTGTCGCAATCATATTAGTTGCGGTTTTTAGGCCTGTTCTGCGTTTGAACTCAGACATGGTCTCACGACCAGACCACGCGCCTTCTTGGCCGCAAGGATCTTCTGCATAGCTCAGCATATGTTTAATTGGATCTAGATATTCCACTGCCTGATCAAGCGTCCAAGCGCCATTTGGATCTAACGTCAAACGTGCCTCTGGGAAGGCTTCGTATAATGCGCGAATACACTCTGCTTCTTGATGGCCATCCAGCACACCGCCCTTTAGTTTGAAGTCTTTAAAACCGTAGCGCTCGTATGCTGCTTTGGCTAAGGTCGCAATGGATTCTGGTG
The sequence above is a segment of the Marinomonas sp. IMCC 4694 genome. Coding sequences within it:
- a CDS encoding aspartate carbamoyltransferase catalytic subunit translates to MMRSEPRALQLNEHGQLKHFLTLDGLDKTILTEILDRADSFLSMGEQSVKKVPLLRGKTVVNLFFENSTRTRTTFELAAKRLSADVINLNIETSATSKGESLLDTLKNLEAMQSDMFIVRHSDSGAAHFIAEHCTPNVAIINAGDGRHAHPTQAMLDMLTIRRHKGGFDGLKVAIVGDILHSRVARSQLQALTTLGVSEVRLVGPKTLVPSFFADMGATICHDLEVGLKEVDVIVMLRLQKERMKGALLPSESEFYRLYGLTEETLAWAKSDAIVMHPGPINRGVEISSEVADGTHSVILNQVTNGIAVRMAVMSMAMSGQVQSQNDDESVAREGK
- a CDS encoding YqgE/AlgH family protein, which gives rise to MTMNTFFDSFKDHFLISMPHLNDPHFEHTVIYLCEHSKEGAMGIIINRPANVDFIELANHLNMPIDNVPLRSEPIYNGGPVEAERGFILHTSDKVWDNTLRVTDEVSLSASLEALEDIAKGRGPDAFRITLGCAGWDAGQLDAEIANNDWLVCEADLDVLFHTPSDMQFTAAARVLGIDMARLSPDIGHG
- the pyrR gene encoding bifunctional pyr operon transcriptional regulator/uracil phosphoribosyltransferase PyrR; translation: MTLHLDKALMSMKAQLADYCKEKNIEDAIVVGIHSGGVWVAEQLMTVVPTTEPLATLDITFYRDDFTKVGLNPKVNQTLLPAIEGRHVILVDDVLMSGRTIRAAMNEIFDFGRPASITLAILYDLGQRELPIAADIVGEHLTLSADQRVKLTGPTPLSVSVVVTH
- a CDS encoding dihydroorotase; the protein is MKLRIQNGRLIDPSQDIDAVIDLFIDNQKIVALGDAPEGFEEADVMDAAGQWILPGLVDLAVSLREPGLTQKGSIATEGRAAVSGGVTTLVCPPNTRPIVDTPAVAALIQDKADDAGMANVFPLGALTQGLEGAQLSNMVALTEAGCIALSNHRHPMVSTKVLARALEYAATHDLLVVFHPDEPSLSEGGCAHEGLMSTIHGLAGIPEEAETIALMRDLLLVEKTGVRAHFARLSCAKSVEMMADAKASGLNVTADVALHNLLLNDQILNRFDGHYHVLPPLRSEEDRLTLIEGIKSGVITAICSDHQPHEKMAKIAPFAATEPGMANVEILLPLAMQLMDEGDVDLTTLLTCLTSGPAACFGLEAGSLSVGSFADFIVFDSTARWVWTYEGRKTKGHNSPYFGDELVGRVMQTFISGQRVYQAV
- a CDS encoding FadR/GntR family transcriptional regulator; protein product: MKGVKTVAKSLQIERVGKGDSLASNVAKQLEKQISAGHISVGDKLPTENALCDLFGVSRTVIREAITQLKSLGLVETKRGVGTSVIRAKTSETLFAYQIDPTAITDILHILEMRLSVETTACELAAVRRSEEDVAMLEKYFNEFDEALSRGELARKEDYAFHLAICTATHNPFLKQFYEQFNKNVIPRAKLVNSNLKQVATDEYLYRVRSEHLAILNCIKSQDAEGAKNAMHDHLYRAYHLYEQYQSNNKFDLE
- a CDS encoding 2OG-Fe(II) oxygenase family protein, yielding MILQAIDYTSPTAQKDFVQSLRDTGFGVLKNHPIQKHLVSAIYQEWQAFFDGETKNDYRYNVGTQDGFFPSDVSETAKGHTQKDIKEYFHYYPWGQCPADKKALLAQYYAEANTLALELLTWVEKHSPVEVAQQYSQPLSSMVEGSDQTLLRVLHYPPLKGDETLGAIRAGAHEDINLLTILPSANEPGLQVKAKDGSWVGVPCDFGTLVVNIGDMLQEASGGYFPSTSHRVINPEGADKTKSRISLPLFLHPKPDVVLSKRHTAGSYLHERLVELGVI
- a CDS encoding 2-hydroxyacid dehydrogenase encodes the protein MSVIDVLVMVPCRPEQFALLEQRYRLHRYDLADSAGKTHILEQFASSIRAVITTHTGGFPEALLDRLPNVEIVAVASVGFDTVCIDACEKRSVAVTNTPDVLTDDVADMALMLLLNTVRRLLNGVDWIRSGRWQRQEVMPLNTSLTGKRVGIVGLGRIGKAIAHRCEAFGLLVCYYGRREQEAVTYAWYSDLTEMAENVDVMMVVVPGGIQTQGLISKKVLKALGKDGYFINVSRGSVVDEDALIEALESGDIKGAGLDVFANEPYVPARLLALDNVVLQPHCASATEETRGAMSQLVVDNLAAHFAGQALLTKVY
- the ruvX gene encoding Holliday junction resolvase RuvX, encoding MTALISTGMPLGDHQKPNTVRSVLGFDFGTTRIGVATGQSVTGTAQPLDPLKAKEGIPNWDEIAKIVAEWQPDAFVVGLPLDMDGGENDMCQRARKFAKRLHGRFNRPYHMMDERLSSYEAKGQVLARGGNRNFKENSVDGLAAQMIVETWFAESH
- a CDS encoding GGDEF domain-containing protein, translated to MTANDSSDTLPIKQQALLSRIAALEKERDFMKTLYGDMPKMLQVISKGALLSTSLSRFKRKFQIQLSDAYCVFIVCDKACLQWRLQYTDLKNDELLNSQGQLSTVPQALIAFAAAPSSPKRHDIDIQNAPDWQHWGAFFQKNAFSAVSMASISDDQGSIYLLLVFQREEKQLENNLMSLALDSYISWLSAVFKREKADQILLEDSHRDPLTGLLRRKSFESSFGIVLKDSRRNFLRAALLSLNILSSATLKETELKALAEAIREIMRDNDLIAHFDEREFVMGIRIQHLEDAEIVAAKLLRFLKSAKFEDNRLIQAGLSIGIAFYPEHSSLEGLYQAAALAADTLQEVPGYRIEFHGAYYKSSSDFYS
- a CDS encoding AEC family transporter, which gives rise to MLLETQSVILDVAAPVLLMIAIGAFLRRIQLINDGFILISSRFVFQVSMPALFFFGMLGSNLSGLISVNLAVYFIASILLTFLFSWLLAVKLGVAERQRGIFVQIAFRGNCGIFSVALVVNMFGPEGVALGGVMSGLSVLLFNVLAEIILTRYSKGSLRLVPVLKSLLKNALIMSIVLGVVANLAAVTLPTFMVKTGSLVGGLSLPLALICIGGSLATSGFSLHKHVSIAVLCKVALSPIFFTMLGYYLGFGQKELLFLFVFLAAPTAASAYVTAVAKGDDGKSTANAIACSTLISSVVIVLFVPIIRVLIGE
- a CDS encoding aldehyde dehydrogenase (NADP(+)), encoding MDTKALLTGTSLIAGNEITGTKKAIQAINPATNETLEPSYLGGDQTHVNQAAELAWQAFDEYRAVSMEKRATFLECIADEILALGDALVERAMAESGLPKMRIEGERGRTMGQLRLFAGVVRLGKATDARIDPAMPNRAPLPRSDLRFQKIALGPVAVFGASNFPLAFSVAGGDTASALAAGCPVIVKAHSAHPGTSELVGRAITAAVKKCGLPAGVFSLLYGSGSDIGGALVAHPAIKAVGFTGSRRGGVALMNIAANRPEPIPVYAEMSSINPVFVMPEKLSAEAQSVAKGFVGSLAMGAGQFCTNPGMVILLKGAAAETFKATVASEVQALGTQTMLTPGIYQAYCEGVAQLNNNTAVSLLAKGNDSDQPNQCCPHVFATSAQAFLADASMEDEVFGSTSLIIECDTLDEYKVVAEHLEGQLTATIQMSDADVDAVRALLPTLERKVGRILCNGYPTGVEVCHSMVHGGPFPATSDSRSTSVGSAAIDRFLRPVCYQDFPSSLIPEAIQDNNPLNVPQLVDGQFK